From a single Pelodiscus sinensis isolate JC-2024 chromosome 4, ASM4963464v1, whole genome shotgun sequence genomic region:
- the ANKRD13D gene encoding ankyrin repeat domain-containing protein 13D isoform X2 → MARAGDAFPLHLLAWHNRHQALESELRTGQHDIELIDPRGRTPLELAVCLGNLESARVLLRHNANVGRENASGWTVLQEAVSTGDPEMVQLVLQYRDYQRATNRLAGIPELLNKLRRAPDFYVEMKWEFTSWVPLVSKVCPSDVYRVWKRGESLRVDTTLLGFEHMTWQRGRRSYIFKGEEEGAVVMEVDHDKQVVYTETLSLALHEPELMLAAMQPTEEHVAGRLTSPIVSTHLDTKNIAFERNKSGIWGWRSEKMEVISGYEAKVYSASNVELVTKTRTEHLSDQDKSRTKGSKTPFQSFLGIAQQHASHNGAPVLQSATPTNPTAITPEEYFDPSFNLEARNIGRPIELSNKVQRFKATLWLCEDHPLSLVEQVTPIIDLMAISNAHFAKLRDFITLKLPPGFPVKIEIPLFHVLNARITFSNLCGCDEPLGSVQICGRSSSPVDTGELAVGAEAPTNPKVFPFPCEVDPVVFEVPQGYAMLGAGRNEPMRDEDDDLLQFAIQQSLLDAGTETDQVTIWEALTNTRPGSNPPSYDEELQLERAIQESMFLQSGQGLATTESGSGGDTDSSIIPPEGSPAPSTNGSSSSALPPPAYPSFDEQLRLAMELSSREQEEQERRRREEDEELQRILQLSLTEK, encoded by the exons ATGGCCCGGGCCGGAGACGCCTTCCCGCTGCACCTGCTGGCCTGGCACAACCGGCACCAGGCGCTGGAGAGCGAGCTGCGCACGGGGCAG CACGACATAGAGCTGATCGACCCTCGGGGCCGGACGCCCCTGGAGCTGGCCGTGTGCCTGGGCAACCTGGAGTCCGCCCGGGTGCTGCTGCGGCACAACGCCAACGTGGGCAGGGAGAATGCCAGTGGCTGGACAG TCCTGCAGGAGGCCGTCAGCACCGGAGACCCCGAGATggtgcagctggtgctccagtaccGCGACTACCAACGTGCTACCAACCGCCTGGCTGGCATCCCTGAGCTGCTCAACAAACTGCGCAgg GCTCCTGATTTCTACGTGGAGATGAAGTGGGAGTTCACCAGCTGGG tgcccctggtctccAAGGTGTGCCCGAGCGATGTGTACCGGGTGTGGAAGCGCGGCGAGAGCCTGCGGGTCGACACCACCCTGCTGGGCTTCGAGCACATGACTTGGCAGCGGGGCCGGCGCAGCTACATCTTCAAGGGCGAAG AGGAGGGCGCCGTAGTGATGGAGGTGGACCACGACAAGCAGGTGGTCTACACGGAGAcgctgtccctggctctgcacgAGCCGGAGCTGATGCTGGCTGCCATGCAGCCCACCGAGGAGCACGTGGCCGGCCGGCTGACCTCGCCCATCGTCTCCACCCACCTCGACACGAAGAACATTGCCTTCGAGCG GAACAAGTCTGGGATCTGGGGCTGGCGCTCGGAGAAGATGGAGGTGATCAGCGGCTATGAAGCCAAG GTTTACAGCGCTAGCAACGTGGAGCTCGTCACCAAAACGAGAACCGAGCACCTGTCGGACCAGGACAAGTCCCGCACCAAAG GTTCCAAGACGCCCTTCCAGTCTTTCCTGGGCATCGCCCAGCAGCATGCCTCCCATAACGGG gcccccGTGCTGCAGTCTGCCACCCCCACCAACCCCACAGCCATCACCCCCGAGGAGTACTTCGACCCCAGCTTCAACCTGGAGGCCCGCAACATTGGCCGCCCCATCGAGCTGTCCAACAAGGTGcagag GTTCAAGGCCACGCTGTGGCTGTGCGAGGATCACCCCCTGTCGCTGGTGGAGCAGGTGACACCCATCATCGACCTCATGGCCATCAGCAATGCCCACTTTGCCAAGCTGCGCGATTTCATCACCCTCAAGCTGCCACCCGGCTTCCCTGTCAAAATCg AGATCCCTCTCTTCCACGTGCTCAATGCACGGATCACCTTCAGCAACCTGTGCGGCTGTGACGAGCCACTCGGCTCCGTGCAGATCTGCGGCCGCAGCTCCTCCCCAGTGGACACCGGAGAgctggctgtgggggcagaggcaCCCACCAACCCCAAAg tgttcCCGTTCCCCTGCGAGGTGGACCCGGTGGTGTTCGAGGTGCCCCAGGGCTATGCGATGCTGGGCGCTGGGCGCAACGAACCCATGCGGGACGAGGACGACGACCTGCTGCAGTTTGCCATCCAGCAGAGCCTGTTAGACGCCGGCACCGAGACTGATCAG GTCACTATCTGGGAGGCGCTGACCAACACGCGCCCAGGCTCCAACCCCCCTTCCTATGACgaggagctgcagctggagcg AGCCATCCAGGAGAGCATGTTCCTGCAGTCGGGGCAGGGCCTAGCCACAACCGAGTCTGGCAGCGGAGGTGACACTGACAGCAGCATCATCCCCCCGGAAGGCAGCCCGGCCCCTAGCACCAATGGCTCTTCCTcctcggccctgcccccgccggcctACCCCAGCTTCGACGAGCAGCTGCGCCTGGCCATGGAGCTGTCCTCACGAgaacaggaggagcaggagcgccGGCGGCGCGAAGAGGATGAGGAGCTGCAGCGCATCCTCCAGCTCTCCCTGACGGAGAAGTAA
- the ANKRD13D gene encoding ankyrin repeat domain-containing protein 13D isoform X1, with amino-acid sequence MARAGDAFPLHLLAWHNRHQALESELRTGQHDIELIDPRGRTPLELAVCLGNLESARVLLRHNANVGRENASGWTVLQEAVSTGDPEMVQLVLQYRDYQRATNRLAGIPELLNKLRRAPDFYVEMKWEFTSWVPLVSKVCPSDVYRVWKRGESLRVDTTLLGFEHMTWQRGRRSYIFKGEEEGAVVMEVDHDKQVVYTETLSLALHEPELMLAAMQPTEEHVAGRLTSPIVSTHLDTKNIAFERNKSGIWGWRSEKMEVISGYEAKVYSASNVELVTKTRTEHLSDQDKSRTKGSKTPFQSFLGIAQQHASHNGAPVLQSATPTNPTAITPEEYFDPSFNLEARNIGRPIELSNKVQRFKATLWLCEDHPLSLVEQVTPIIDLMAISNAHFAKLRDFITLKLPPGFPVKIEIPLFHVLNARITFSNLCGCDEPLGSVQICGRSSSPVDTGELAVGAEAPTNPKVFPFPCEVDPVVFEVPQGYAMLGAGRNEPMRDEDDDLLQFAIQQSLLDAGTETDQQVTIWEALTNTRPGSNPPSYDEELQLERAIQESMFLQSGQGLATTESGSGGDTDSSIIPPEGSPAPSTNGSSSSALPPPAYPSFDEQLRLAMELSSREQEEQERRRREEDEELQRILQLSLTEK; translated from the exons ATGGCCCGGGCCGGAGACGCCTTCCCGCTGCACCTGCTGGCCTGGCACAACCGGCACCAGGCGCTGGAGAGCGAGCTGCGCACGGGGCAG CACGACATAGAGCTGATCGACCCTCGGGGCCGGACGCCCCTGGAGCTGGCCGTGTGCCTGGGCAACCTGGAGTCCGCCCGGGTGCTGCTGCGGCACAACGCCAACGTGGGCAGGGAGAATGCCAGTGGCTGGACAG TCCTGCAGGAGGCCGTCAGCACCGGAGACCCCGAGATggtgcagctggtgctccagtaccGCGACTACCAACGTGCTACCAACCGCCTGGCTGGCATCCCTGAGCTGCTCAACAAACTGCGCAgg GCTCCTGATTTCTACGTGGAGATGAAGTGGGAGTTCACCAGCTGGG tgcccctggtctccAAGGTGTGCCCGAGCGATGTGTACCGGGTGTGGAAGCGCGGCGAGAGCCTGCGGGTCGACACCACCCTGCTGGGCTTCGAGCACATGACTTGGCAGCGGGGCCGGCGCAGCTACATCTTCAAGGGCGAAG AGGAGGGCGCCGTAGTGATGGAGGTGGACCACGACAAGCAGGTGGTCTACACGGAGAcgctgtccctggctctgcacgAGCCGGAGCTGATGCTGGCTGCCATGCAGCCCACCGAGGAGCACGTGGCCGGCCGGCTGACCTCGCCCATCGTCTCCACCCACCTCGACACGAAGAACATTGCCTTCGAGCG GAACAAGTCTGGGATCTGGGGCTGGCGCTCGGAGAAGATGGAGGTGATCAGCGGCTATGAAGCCAAG GTTTACAGCGCTAGCAACGTGGAGCTCGTCACCAAAACGAGAACCGAGCACCTGTCGGACCAGGACAAGTCCCGCACCAAAG GTTCCAAGACGCCCTTCCAGTCTTTCCTGGGCATCGCCCAGCAGCATGCCTCCCATAACGGG gcccccGTGCTGCAGTCTGCCACCCCCACCAACCCCACAGCCATCACCCCCGAGGAGTACTTCGACCCCAGCTTCAACCTGGAGGCCCGCAACATTGGCCGCCCCATCGAGCTGTCCAACAAGGTGcagag GTTCAAGGCCACGCTGTGGCTGTGCGAGGATCACCCCCTGTCGCTGGTGGAGCAGGTGACACCCATCATCGACCTCATGGCCATCAGCAATGCCCACTTTGCCAAGCTGCGCGATTTCATCACCCTCAAGCTGCCACCCGGCTTCCCTGTCAAAATCg AGATCCCTCTCTTCCACGTGCTCAATGCACGGATCACCTTCAGCAACCTGTGCGGCTGTGACGAGCCACTCGGCTCCGTGCAGATCTGCGGCCGCAGCTCCTCCCCAGTGGACACCGGAGAgctggctgtgggggcagaggcaCCCACCAACCCCAAAg tgttcCCGTTCCCCTGCGAGGTGGACCCGGTGGTGTTCGAGGTGCCCCAGGGCTATGCGATGCTGGGCGCTGGGCGCAACGAACCCATGCGGGACGAGGACGACGACCTGCTGCAGTTTGCCATCCAGCAGAGCCTGTTAGACGCCGGCACCGAGACTGATCAG CAGGTCACTATCTGGGAGGCGCTGACCAACACGCGCCCAGGCTCCAACCCCCCTTCCTATGACgaggagctgcagctggagcg AGCCATCCAGGAGAGCATGTTCCTGCAGTCGGGGCAGGGCCTAGCCACAACCGAGTCTGGCAGCGGAGGTGACACTGACAGCAGCATCATCCCCCCGGAAGGCAGCCCGGCCCCTAGCACCAATGGCTCTTCCTcctcggccctgcccccgccggcctACCCCAGCTTCGACGAGCAGCTGCGCCTGGCCATGGAGCTGTCCTCACGAgaacaggaggagcaggagcgccGGCGGCGCGAAGAGGATGAGGAGCTGCAGCGCATCCTCCAGCTCTCCCTGACGGAGAAGTAA